The following are encoded in a window of Arachis duranensis cultivar V14167 unplaced genomic scaffold, aradu.V14167.gnm2.J7QH unplaced_Scaffold_165934, whole genome shotgun sequence genomic DNA:
- the LOC127743957 gene encoding CST complex subunit TEN1-like, with the protein MAQFEIKSGALVTLQELNHSSPFFKQGASLRVTGKLQEYTLETAIATIVDGSDFLKVNTEHLRDLTFKVGSIYQFIGELQIRSENNEGVLQARVGRNVDGIDLNLYHQSLLLLRQFQANHLNNPAS; encoded by the exons ATGGCTCAGTTTGAAATAAAATCTGGTGCATTGGTTACTTTGCAAGAGCTAAACCATTCGTCGCCATTTTTCAAGCAAGGAGCGTCGCTCAGAGTAACCGGAAA GTTGCAGGAATACACATTAGAGACAGCCATAGCAACAATCGTTGATGGTAGTGATTTCTTGAAAGTTAATACCGAACATCTGAGGGATCTTACCTTCAAAGTTGGTTCTATCTACCAATTCATTGGTGAGCTTCAAATCCGATCCGAGAATAATGAG GGGGTTTTGCAGGCTCGTGTCGGTAGAAACGTTGATGGAATCGATCTCAATCTTTATCATCAGTCACTGCTGCTTCTAAGACAGTTTCAGGCCAACCATCTCAACAATCCAGCAAGTTAA
- the LOC127743955 gene encoding pentatricopeptide repeat-containing protein At3g46790, chloroplastic-like: protein MHGVSRRVQQFLVPKPHKKESFYYTDLLNLCKTTNCIKQTHAQIVVNGHEQNPFVTTKLVDRYTQLNSNLEYARKVFDTLSERDVFCWNVLIKGYANMGPFVEAIKVYDEMHTSGTTPNRYTYPFALKACAAERDFHKGRVIHGHVVKCGLDLDLFVANGLIAFYAKCQEVEVSRRVFDKMPQRDIVSWNSMISGYATNGYVDDAILLFYDMLRDGDISAPDNATFVTILPAFAQAADVQAGYWIHSYIVKIGMNLDAAIASGLISLYSNCGYIRMARAIFDQVSDRNVIVWNAIIRCYGMHGLAEEALSMFQQLVESSVKPDGVLFLCLLSACSHAGLLKQGWHLFLSMETYGVKKSEAHYACIVDLLGRAGDLNKALEIIQTMPIQPGKNVYGALLGASRIHKNMELAEFAAEKLLVLDPNNAGRYVILAQMYEDAGRWEDAARVRKIIKEKEIKKPIGYSSVELESGHQKFGVNDETHPFTTQIFETLLSLDRIMGKEASIHWDSILVENSVC, encoded by the coding sequence ATGCATGGCGTGTCTCGTAGAGTGCAACAATTTTTGGTCCCAAAACCTCACAAAAAAGAATCTTTCTATTACACAGACCTCTTGAACCTTTGTAAAACCACCAATTGCATAAAACAGACGCATGCGCAGATTGTTGTTAATGGCCACGAACAAAACCCATTTGTCACAACTAAGCTAGTAGACAGGTATACCCAATTAAACTCCAACCTTGAATATGCACGCAAGGTGTTTGACACTTTGTCCGAAAGAGATGTTTTCTGTTGGAACGTGCTCATCAAGGGATATGCCAACATGGGTCCTTTTGTTGAGGCCATAAAGGTTTATGATGAGATGCACACGAGTGGCACCACCCCGAATCGCTATACTTATCCTTTTGCACTCAAGGCATGTGCTGCTGAGAGGGATTTCCATAAGGGTAGAGTGATTCATGGGCATGTTGTGAAGTGTGGGTTGGACTTGGACCTGTTCGTTGCCAATGGCCTCATTGCGTTTTATGCGAAGTGTCAGGAAGTTGAAGTGTCTAGAAGAGTGTTTGATAAGATGCCTCAACGCGACATTGTTAGTTGGAATTCAATGATCTCAGGGTATGCCACAAATGGATATGTGGATGATGCAATCTTGCTGTTCTATGACATGTTGAGGGACGGTGATATCAGTGCTCCGGATAATGCCACCTTTGTGACTATTCTCCCTGCATTTGCTCAGGCTGCGGATGTTCAAGCCGGATATTGGATTCATTCTTATATTGTCAAGATAGGGATGAATCTTGATGCTGCTATAGCTAGTGGTCTTATATCATTGTACTCAAATTGTGGCTACATTCGCATGGCAAGAGCAATCTTTGACCAGGTTTCTGATAGAAACGTCATTGTGTGGAATGCCATAATTAGATGCTATGGAATGCATGGTCTTGCGGAGGAAGCACTCAGCATGTTTCAGCAATTAGTTGAGTCAAGCGTGAAGCCGGATGGTGTTTTGTTTTTGTGCTTGTTATCTGCTTGCAGTCATGCAGGTTTGCTCAAACAAGGCTGGCACCTTTTTCTGTCCATGGAAACCTATGGTGTCAAGAAAAGCGAGGCGCATTATGCTTGCATTGTGGATCTATTAGGCAGAGCTGGGGATTTGAATAAAGCATTGGAGATTATCCAAACTATGCCTATTCAACCGGGGAAAAATGTTTATGGTGCCTTACTCGGTGCTTCTAGAATACACAAAAACATGGAGCTTGCTGAATTTGCCGCAGAGAAATTGTTAGTTTTGGACCCCAACAATGCAGGGCGCTATGTGATTCTAGCACAGATGTACGAAGATGCAGGAAGATGGGAGGATGCAGCTAGAGTGAGGAAAATAATCAAGgagaaagaaatcaagaagccaATTGGGTATAGTTCTGTGGAGCTTGAATCAGGTCACCAAAAATTTGGGGTAAATGATGAAACACACCCATTTACAACACAAATATTTGAAACTCTGCTAAGTTTAGATAGGATCATGGGGAAAGAAGCTAGCATTCATTGGGATTCCATTTTAGTGGAAAACAGTGTATGCTAG
- the LOC127743968 gene encoding uncharacterized protein At1g76070-like: MMMEKISKLKNKLFKFFLTQPVVASMALQNPTMSPNNSVSKRGCRSHHGFKVSIVPKEVRRKHRSASFRSNNEPSSPKVSCMGEVKCKKKRMALKQKSVEETIITKRNDDVPCEEKKGKVLLWIFKGQKQSGGNKGFVLEEKAQENSQVIAAPSLGAMKKFKGGRGSLRDFDVTITKRC, translated from the coding sequence ATGATGATGGAGAAAATCTCCAAATTGAAGAACAAGTTGTTCAAGTTTTTTCTTACACAACCTGTAGTAGCTTCAATGGCACTTCAAAATCCAACAATGAGTCCCAACAATAGTGTATCCAAAAGGGGTTGTAGATCACACCATGGATTCAAGGTTTCAATAGTTCCAAAGGAAGTTAGAAGAAAGCATAGGAGTGCAAGCTTTAGGTCAAATAATGAACCATCATCTCCTAAGGTATCATGCATGGGAGAAGTTAagtgcaagaagaagagaatggcCCTCAAACAGAAAAGTGTTGAAGAGACTATTATAACCAAAAGGAATGATGATGTTCCATGTGAAGAAAAGAAGGGCAAGGTTCTTCTTTGGATCTTCAAGGGTCAAAAGCAAAGTGGTGGGAATAAAGGGTTTGTGTTAGAAGAGAAGGCACAAGAAAATTCACAGGTAATAGCAGCACCATCATTGGGTGCCATGAAGAAGTTTAAAGGTGGTAGAGGGTCACTGAGAGATTTTGATGTTACAATTACTAAAAGgtgttaa
- the LOC127743876 gene encoding probable prolyl 4-hydroxylase 10 — protein MAKPRYSRFQPARKTTSSSSMILTSLLIFTFLVLILLALGFLSIPTASNHHVSKPNDLTHIAHNTLHTAEDDDGNGEHWIEVVSWEPRAFIYHNFLTKAECEYLINIAKPNMHKSSVVDSTTGKSKDSRVRTSSGTFLARGRDKVVRNIEKRIADFTFIPVEQGEGLQVLHYEVGQKYEPHYDYFLDEFNTQNGGQRIATVLMYLSDVEEGGETVFPAAKGNISSVPWWNELSECGKKGLSIKPKRGDALLFWSMKPDATLDPSSLHGGCPVIKGDKWSCTKWMRINEYKIN, from the exons atggcgAAGCCAAGGTACTCGAGGTTTCAGCCTGCTCGCAAAACGacgtcctcctcctccatgATCCTCACCTCACTCCTCATCTTCACATTCCTCGTTTTGATCCTTCTGGCGCTTGGATTCCTCTCCATTCCAACCGCCTCAAACCACCACGTTTCAAAACCCAACGACCTCACTCACATCGCTCATAACACTCTCCACAC AGCCGAAGATGATGATGGCAATGGAGAGCACTGGATTGAAGTAGTTTCTTGGGAGCCTCGTGCTTTTATCTATCATAATTTTCTG ACCAAAGCAGAATGTGAATATCTAATCAATATAGCGAAGCCAAATATGCATAAGTCATCCGTTGTAGATAGTACAACTGGGAAGAGTAAAGACAGCAG AGTAAGGACAAGCTCTGGTACTTTTCTAGCCAGAGGACGTGATAAAGTTGTGAGGAATATAGAGAAGAGAATTGCTGATTTTACTTTTATACCTGTAG AGCAGGGTGAAGGACTTCAAGTTCTCCACTATGAAGTTGGACAAAAGTATGAGCCTCATTATGACTACTTTTTGGATGAATTTAACACACAGAACGGGGGCCAGCGTATAGCGACAGTACTGATGTACCT CTCAGATGTTGAAGAAGGTGGTGAGACTGTGTTCCCAGCTGCCAAGGGAAATATCAGCTCTGTGCCATGGTGGAATGAGCTTTCCGAGTGTGGAAAGAAAGGTCTTTCGATTAAGCCGAAGAGGGGGGATGCTTTGCTTTTTTGGAGCATGAAGCCTGATGCAACTTTAGACCCATCAAGTTTGCATG gTGGTTGTCCAGTGATTAAGGGTGATAAATGGTCGTGCACCAAATGGATGCGTATCaatgaatacaaaataaattaa